The following coding sequences are from one Epinephelus moara isolate mb chromosome 7, YSFRI_EMoa_1.0, whole genome shotgun sequence window:
- the lrrfip1a gene encoding dentin sialophosphoprotein isoform X15, with product MGTQGTGRKRSTKKERSTAEDDALNLIAREAEARLAAKRAARAEAREIRMKELERQQKEIFQVQKKYYGLDTKLDDRADSKWGDIEQWMEDSERYSRSSRIHTLSDDDERMSVGSRGSVRDNCGSVASFLRSAASSSGLPRDLDDVTIPDFSDVSRFAPAGGRGCDVEDRDYLEKGSRSASALTAATLTSLGGTSSRRGSGETALTVDAETSVREIKEIHELKDQIQDVETKYMQNLKEVKDALVEVEEKYRKAMVSNAQLDNEKNNLMYQVDTLKDSLMELEELLSESRREYEEKVKEHEREKHAHSVLQFQFNEMKETLKQSEELLNDIRQLRNKQEGFVREISDLQETVEWKDKKIGALERQKEYTDAIRIERDELREEVVQLKDILKKHGIVLGPDLNINGEVAEAVDGSPSADSASQPAQESQTSPPEGNSMLGNTEETQLRSSGGEEVDPEQHQEMFEKGKENRLSSDTVSTIGGMSTLETSSQEQPTEEQQTCLEDKETATEEDTFEKQGFSKDLNGDINDQLLTEANTDTIVCSPDLQGIVPSSEENVLDTETPKGEDLGETSNQDREETETNTSNVDTQSDDVRESCNNLFEKQENKQEDEESNLRNTESCPQQNVAQDVVKESLPDVSVPFSSNTKLQQEPENAEEAENEEAEEISSKTQPHGTAASGKKKKKKKRGKKKGGTHEDKNQQKDRTDKEKGKTEKDMESATRGKGPTTELEVDDSVTETVKESKIDQVKEKDRQETEEVDGVEAVKPTEIFTPNETLKESSMDHVIAEHDKEQTLETKNVEEAEATANPETFSHIETPKEVSVDHVTDEQNEDQSETAEVVEKEAPVTPTETISHVETLKESRPDPRKDKQDEELTLETEKVKEAESITSDVPETNLSTSDPIDNSKGAESTDGLDKECTSSVDNSKSETDISTNGNVVHTASETECLIVSAEDEVESVDEMKSEWTTNNAENTFESSRKENTEAELYVPSNGDIAADESEYKRNSENKDNNSMSLSSTDGLTNALKSLSGSQPASDQSEAVNSDNNDTLIKVTDEGPKEATETVKDDEEPGAETEQESISPCIISPKHDRDDSELKADKTEKEELNGDSREPKDSVETDSSHDEKSGSCDSASLSKSTDALDTVQSLLETVAQAEQLDDVENQTLQSEDQIDEANAEVTPETKDIDMINTPDSPNQTPEIESSVEQDHSSEDPEHKNSQNDQQSETQQLHEPSLDKPDSKDSSQPTLHDSDEEDAENDEGLSFDFDDMDMEAAIAASLPENPKQEEVEEGVEVMSVESNDSSSGLCQSNTESNENRQDEPVESNDEKCTVDGGSQVDTLVTMPGDNPNSLAHDDATVEHMENVCEKQTDMPEAEVGVAEEPGHIIEEGKVLNAEELDVVAEDNNQAMSLPIEEGLDAIKHELQGENLDMPKSAEVSNKEPQQTGRDVKKNSKKGKGKGKEECKMS from the exons ATCTTTCAGGTGCAGAAG AAGTATTATGGCTTGGACACCAAATTAGATGACCGAGCGGACAGCAAATGGGGAGATATTGAACAATGGATG GAGGACAGTGAGAGATACTCACGTTCTTCACGGATACACACG ctcTCAGACGACGATGAGCGGATGTCAGTGGGAAGCCGGGGCAGTGTCAGG GACAACTGTGGCTCTGTTGCCAGTTTTTTGAGGagtgcagccagcagcagtggCCTCCCCCGAGATCTGGACGATGTTACTATTCCTGACTTTTCTGACGTGAGTCGCTTTGCACCCGCAGGAGGCCGCGGCTGTGAT GTGGAGGACAGAGATTATCTGGAGAAG GGATCTCGATCAGCTTCTGCCTTAACAGCAGCAACCCTCACCTCTTTAGGCGGGACTTCCTCACGGAGAGGAAGTGGGGAGACAGCTCTGACTGTAGATGCAGAAACCTCTGTGCGAGAAATCAAG GAGATCCATGAACTGAAGGATCAGATTCAAGATGTGGAAACCAAGTACATGCAAAACCTAAAAGAAGTGAAG GATGCATTAGTAGAAGTGGAGGAGAAGTATCGTAAGGCCATGGTGTCCAATGCCCAGCTGGATAATGAGAAAAACAACCTGATGTACCAGGTGGACACACTCAAGGACTCGCTCATGGAGCTGGAGGAACTGCTGTCTGAGTCACGCCGGGAATATGAGGAGAAAGTCAAG GAACACGAGCGAGAGAAACATGCCCACTCTGTGCTTCAGTTCCAGTTCAATGAAATGAAAGAGACGCTAAAACAAAGTGAAGAGCTTCTAAAC GACATCCGTCAGCTGCGTAACAAACAGGAAGGTTTTGTTAGGGAAATATCTGACCTGCAGGAGACGGTGGAGTGGAAGGATAAAAAGATTGGG GCCTTAGAGCGACAGAAAGAATACACAGATGCAATCCGAATTGAGCGAGATGAGCTCAGAGAGGAGGTGGTGCAGCTGAAAGACATTCTGAAG AAACATGGAATAGTACTGGGACCTGACCTAAATATCAATGGAGAGGTTGCTGAGGCAGTGGACGGGTCCCCCAGTGCAGACTCTGCTTCCCAGCCAGCTCAGGAATCACAGACCTCCCCACCGGAGGGGAACAGCATGCTCG GCAACACAGAGGAAACGCAGTTGAGAAGTAGTGGAGGGGAAGAAGTGGATCCTGAGCAGCATCAAGAGATGTTTGAGAAAGGCAAAGAGAATCGCTTGAGCTCTGATACTGTCTCTACCATTGGTGGTATGTCCACTCTGGAGACATCAAGCCAAGAACAGCCAACAGAAGAACAACAGACGTGCTTAGAAGACAAGGAGACTGCCACAGAAGAAGACACTTTTGAGAAGCAAGGCTTTAGCAAGGACTTAAATGGTGACATTAATGACCAGTTACTCACAGAAGCCAATACAGATACAATTGTTTGCAGCCCTGACCTTCAGGGGATTGTACCAAGTTCTGAGGAAAATGTTctagacacagaaacaccaaagGGGGAAGATTTAGGGGAGACCAGTAACCAagacagggaggagacagaaacTAACACCAGTAATGTTGACACACAAAGTGATGACGTTAGAGAGTCATGCAACAACCTttttgaaaaacaagaaaacaaacaggaagatgaGGAAAGTAATTTGAGAAATACAGAATCATGTCCTCAGCAAAACGTTGCACAAGATGTTGTGAAAGAAAGTTTACCTGATGTGTCTGTCCCATTTTCATCAAACACCAAACTTCAACAAGAGCCTGAGAATGCAGAGGAGGCAGAGAacgaggaggcagaggaaatATCAAGTAAAACTCAGCCTCACGGCACTGCTGCTTcagggaaaaagaagaaaaagaagaagagaggcaAAAAGAAAGGAGGAACTCATGAGGATAAGAACCAACAAAAAGATAGAACAGATAAAGAAAAGggcaaaacagaaaaagacatgGAATCAGCCACAAGAGGTAAAGGGCCAACAACAGAACTTGAAGTTGATGATTCTGTCACTGAAACTGTCAAGGAATCAAAGATAGATCAAGTTAAGGAGAAGGACAGGCAAGAAACTGAGGAGGTAGATGGAGTAGAAGCAGTGAAGCCCACTGAAATATTTACTCCCAATGAAACTCTCAAAGAATCTAGTATGGATCATGTTATAGCAGAGCACGACAAGGAACAAACTTTGGAAACAAAAAATGTGGAAGAAGCAGAAGCCACAGCAAATCCTGAAACCTTTTCACACATTGAAACTCCCAAGGAAGTAAGCGTGGATCATGTTACAGATGAACAGAACGAGGACCAAAGTGAAACTGCAGAAGTAGTGGAGAAAGAGGCACCAGTCACACCCACTGAAACCATTTCTCATGTTGAAACTCTTAAGGAATCCAGACCAGATCCCAGAAAGGATAAGCAAGATGAGGAACTAACTTTGGAAACAGAGAAAGTAAAAGAAGCAGAATCTATAACAAGTGATGTTCCAGAAACCAACCTGAGTACATCTGATCCCATTGACAACTCCAAAGGTGCTGAGAGCACTGATGGTCTTGACAAGGAGTGCACTTCCAGTGTTGATAACTCTAAAAGTGAAACAGACATCTCAACCAATGGCAATGTCGTCCATACTGCGTCAGAAACTGAATGTTTGATTGTTAGTGCAGAGGATGAAGTTGAGTCTGTTGATGAGATGAAATCTGAATGGACAACTAATAATGCCGAAAACACCTTTGAATCAAGCAGGAAGGAAAACACTGAAGCTGAATTATATGTTCCAAGCAATGGTGACATTGCTGCTGATGAATCTGAATACAAAAGAAATTCTGAGAATAAAGACAACAATTCAATGTCCCTTTCTTCTACTGATGGCTTAACTAATGCTCTCAAGAGCTTGTCTGGCTCACAGCCAGCCTCAGACCAGTCTGAAGCAGTAAACTCAGACAACAATGATACTCTCATCAAGGTTACCGATGAAGGTCCCAAGGAAGCAACTGAGACAGTCAAAGATGATGAGGAGCCAGGAGCAGAGACTGAACAGGAATCCATTTCTCCCTGTATCATTTCTCCCAAACATGACAGGGATGATTCAGAGCTCAAAGcagacaaaactgaaaaggAGGAACTGAATGGAGACTCAAGGGAACCTAAAGATTCAGTAGAGACCGACAGCTCACATGACGAAAAAAGTGGCAGTTGTGACAGTGCATCATTATCCAAAAGCACTGATGCATTAGACACGGTACAGAGTCTGTTGGAGACTGTAGCGCAGGCAGAACAACTGGATGATGTAGAAAACCAGACATTACAGTCTGAGGATCAGATTGATGAAGCAAATGCTGAAGTGACCCCAGAAACAAAAGATATTGACATGATAAATACACCAGACTCTCCAAATCAGACTCCTGAAATTGAGTCCTCTGTCGAGCAGGACCACAGTAGTGAAGATCCGGAacataaaaacagtcaaaatgaTCAGCAGAGTGAGACACAGCAACTGCACGAACCCAGCTTAGACAAGCCTGACAGTAAGGATTCATCCCAACCCACCCTGCATGACAGCGATGAGGAGGACGCTGAAAATGATGAAGGGCTGTCTTTTGATTTTGATGACATGGATATGGAGGCAGCTATCGCAGCAAGTCTCCCTGAAAATCCGAAACAGGAAGAAGTTGAGGAGGGAGTTGAAGTCATGTCAGTTGAAAGCAACGACAGTAGTTCAGGGCTGTGCCAAAGTAATACTGAGTCAAATGAAAATAGACAAGATGAGCCAGTTGAAAGTAATGATGAGAAATGTACAGTTGATGGGGGTTCCCAGGTAGATACACTAGTTACTATGCCTGGAGACAACCCAAACTCTTTGGCTCATGATGATGCCACGGTGGAACAtatggaaaatgtgtgtgaaaagcAGACAGATATGCCTGAGGCCGAAGTAGGTGTAGCAGAGGAACCTGGGCACATTATCGAGGAAGGAAAGGTTTTAAATGCTGAGGAGTTAGATGTTGTTGCAGAGGACAATAACCAAGCAATGTCTCTACCCATAGAGGAAGGATTGGATGCCATTAAGCATGAGTTGCAGGGTGAAAATTTGGATATGCCAAAAAGTGCGGAGGTCAGCAACAAAGAGCCACAGCAGACAGGGAGAGATGTGAAGAAGAACAGCAAGAAAGGCAAAGGCAAGGGCAAAGAAGAGTGTAAGATGTCTTAG
- the lrrfip1a gene encoding dentin sialophosphoprotein isoform X18 gives MGTQGTGRKRSTKKERSTAEDDALNLIAREAEARLAAKRAARAEAREIRMKELERQQKELSDDDERMSVGSRGSVRVEDRDYLEKGSRSASALTAATLTSLGGTSSRRGSGETALTVDAETSVREIKEIHELKDQIQDVETKYMQNLKEVKDALVEVEEKYRKAMVSNAQLDNEKNNLMYQVDTLKDSLMELEELLSESRREYEEKVKEHEREKHAHSVLQFQFNEMKETLKQSEELLNDIRQLRNKQEGFVREISDLQETVEWKDKKIGALERQKEYTDAIRIERDELREEVVQLKDILKKHGIVLGPDLNINGEVAEAVDGSPSADSASQPAQESQTSPPEGNSMLGNTEETQLRSSGGEEVDPEQHQEMFEKGKENRLSSDTVSTIGGMSTLETSSQEQPTEEQQTCLEDKETATEEDTFEKQGFSKDLNGDINDQLLTEANTDTIVCSPDLQGIVPSSEENVLDTETPKGEDLGETSNQDREETETNTSNVDTQSDDVRESCNNLFEKQENKQEDEESNLRNTESCPQQNVAQDVVKESLPDVSVPFSSNTKLQQEPENAEEAENEEAEEISSKTQPHGTAASGKKKKKKKRGKKKGGTHEDKNQQKDRTDKEKGKTEKDMESATRGKGPTTELEVDDSVTETVKESKIDQVKEKDRQETEEVDGVEAVKPTEIFTPNETLKESSMDHVIAEHDKEQTLETKNVEEAEATANPETFSHIETPKEVSVDHVTDEQNEDQSETAEVVEKEAPVTPTETISHVETLKESRPDPRKDKQDEELTLETEKVKEAESITSDVPETNLSTSDPIDNSKGAESTDGLDKECTSSVDNSKSETDISTNGNVVHTASETECLIVSAEDEVESVDEMKSEWTTNNAENTFESSRKENTEAELYVPSNGDIAADESEYKRNSENKDNNSMSLSSTDGLTNALKSLSGSQPASDQSEAVNSDNNDTLIKVTDEGPKEATETVKDDEEPGAETEQESISPCIISPKHDRDDSELKADKTEKEELNGDSREPKDSVETDSSHDEKSGSCDSASLSKSTDALDTVQSLLETVAQAEQLDDVENQTLQSEDQIDEANAEVTPETKDIDMINTPDSPNQTPEIESSVEQDHSSEDPEHKNSQNDQQSETQQLHEPSLDKPDSKDSSQPTLHDSDEEDAENDEGLSFDFDDMDMEAAIAASLPENPKQEEVEEGVEVMSVESNDSSSGLCQSNTESNENRQDEPVESNDEKCTVDGGSQVDTLVTMPGDNPNSLAHDDATVEHMENVCEKQTDMPEAEVGVAEEPGHIIEEGKVLNAEELDVVAEDNNQAMSLPIEEGLDAIKHELQGENLDMPKSAEVSNKEPQQTGRDVKKNSKKGKGKGKEECKMS, from the exons ctcTCAGACGACGATGAGCGGATGTCAGTGGGAAGCCGGGGCAGTGTCAGG GTGGAGGACAGAGATTATCTGGAGAAG GGATCTCGATCAGCTTCTGCCTTAACAGCAGCAACCCTCACCTCTTTAGGCGGGACTTCCTCACGGAGAGGAAGTGGGGAGACAGCTCTGACTGTAGATGCAGAAACCTCTGTGCGAGAAATCAAG GAGATCCATGAACTGAAGGATCAGATTCAAGATGTGGAAACCAAGTACATGCAAAACCTAAAAGAAGTGAAG GATGCATTAGTAGAAGTGGAGGAGAAGTATCGTAAGGCCATGGTGTCCAATGCCCAGCTGGATAATGAGAAAAACAACCTGATGTACCAGGTGGACACACTCAAGGACTCGCTCATGGAGCTGGAGGAACTGCTGTCTGAGTCACGCCGGGAATATGAGGAGAAAGTCAAG GAACACGAGCGAGAGAAACATGCCCACTCTGTGCTTCAGTTCCAGTTCAATGAAATGAAAGAGACGCTAAAACAAAGTGAAGAGCTTCTAAAC GACATCCGTCAGCTGCGTAACAAACAGGAAGGTTTTGTTAGGGAAATATCTGACCTGCAGGAGACGGTGGAGTGGAAGGATAAAAAGATTGGG GCCTTAGAGCGACAGAAAGAATACACAGATGCAATCCGAATTGAGCGAGATGAGCTCAGAGAGGAGGTGGTGCAGCTGAAAGACATTCTGAAG AAACATGGAATAGTACTGGGACCTGACCTAAATATCAATGGAGAGGTTGCTGAGGCAGTGGACGGGTCCCCCAGTGCAGACTCTGCTTCCCAGCCAGCTCAGGAATCACAGACCTCCCCACCGGAGGGGAACAGCATGCTCG GCAACACAGAGGAAACGCAGTTGAGAAGTAGTGGAGGGGAAGAAGTGGATCCTGAGCAGCATCAAGAGATGTTTGAGAAAGGCAAAGAGAATCGCTTGAGCTCTGATACTGTCTCTACCATTGGTGGTATGTCCACTCTGGAGACATCAAGCCAAGAACAGCCAACAGAAGAACAACAGACGTGCTTAGAAGACAAGGAGACTGCCACAGAAGAAGACACTTTTGAGAAGCAAGGCTTTAGCAAGGACTTAAATGGTGACATTAATGACCAGTTACTCACAGAAGCCAATACAGATACAATTGTTTGCAGCCCTGACCTTCAGGGGATTGTACCAAGTTCTGAGGAAAATGTTctagacacagaaacaccaaagGGGGAAGATTTAGGGGAGACCAGTAACCAagacagggaggagacagaaacTAACACCAGTAATGTTGACACACAAAGTGATGACGTTAGAGAGTCATGCAACAACCTttttgaaaaacaagaaaacaaacaggaagatgaGGAAAGTAATTTGAGAAATACAGAATCATGTCCTCAGCAAAACGTTGCACAAGATGTTGTGAAAGAAAGTTTACCTGATGTGTCTGTCCCATTTTCATCAAACACCAAACTTCAACAAGAGCCTGAGAATGCAGAGGAGGCAGAGAacgaggaggcagaggaaatATCAAGTAAAACTCAGCCTCACGGCACTGCTGCTTcagggaaaaagaagaaaaagaagaagagaggcaAAAAGAAAGGAGGAACTCATGAGGATAAGAACCAACAAAAAGATAGAACAGATAAAGAAAAGggcaaaacagaaaaagacatgGAATCAGCCACAAGAGGTAAAGGGCCAACAACAGAACTTGAAGTTGATGATTCTGTCACTGAAACTGTCAAGGAATCAAAGATAGATCAAGTTAAGGAGAAGGACAGGCAAGAAACTGAGGAGGTAGATGGAGTAGAAGCAGTGAAGCCCACTGAAATATTTACTCCCAATGAAACTCTCAAAGAATCTAGTATGGATCATGTTATAGCAGAGCACGACAAGGAACAAACTTTGGAAACAAAAAATGTGGAAGAAGCAGAAGCCACAGCAAATCCTGAAACCTTTTCACACATTGAAACTCCCAAGGAAGTAAGCGTGGATCATGTTACAGATGAACAGAACGAGGACCAAAGTGAAACTGCAGAAGTAGTGGAGAAAGAGGCACCAGTCACACCCACTGAAACCATTTCTCATGTTGAAACTCTTAAGGAATCCAGACCAGATCCCAGAAAGGATAAGCAAGATGAGGAACTAACTTTGGAAACAGAGAAAGTAAAAGAAGCAGAATCTATAACAAGTGATGTTCCAGAAACCAACCTGAGTACATCTGATCCCATTGACAACTCCAAAGGTGCTGAGAGCACTGATGGTCTTGACAAGGAGTGCACTTCCAGTGTTGATAACTCTAAAAGTGAAACAGACATCTCAACCAATGGCAATGTCGTCCATACTGCGTCAGAAACTGAATGTTTGATTGTTAGTGCAGAGGATGAAGTTGAGTCTGTTGATGAGATGAAATCTGAATGGACAACTAATAATGCCGAAAACACCTTTGAATCAAGCAGGAAGGAAAACACTGAAGCTGAATTATATGTTCCAAGCAATGGTGACATTGCTGCTGATGAATCTGAATACAAAAGAAATTCTGAGAATAAAGACAACAATTCAATGTCCCTTTCTTCTACTGATGGCTTAACTAATGCTCTCAAGAGCTTGTCTGGCTCACAGCCAGCCTCAGACCAGTCTGAAGCAGTAAACTCAGACAACAATGATACTCTCATCAAGGTTACCGATGAAGGTCCCAAGGAAGCAACTGAGACAGTCAAAGATGATGAGGAGCCAGGAGCAGAGACTGAACAGGAATCCATTTCTCCCTGTATCATTTCTCCCAAACATGACAGGGATGATTCAGAGCTCAAAGcagacaaaactgaaaaggAGGAACTGAATGGAGACTCAAGGGAACCTAAAGATTCAGTAGAGACCGACAGCTCACATGACGAAAAAAGTGGCAGTTGTGACAGTGCATCATTATCCAAAAGCACTGATGCATTAGACACGGTACAGAGTCTGTTGGAGACTGTAGCGCAGGCAGAACAACTGGATGATGTAGAAAACCAGACATTACAGTCTGAGGATCAGATTGATGAAGCAAATGCTGAAGTGACCCCAGAAACAAAAGATATTGACATGATAAATACACCAGACTCTCCAAATCAGACTCCTGAAATTGAGTCCTCTGTCGAGCAGGACCACAGTAGTGAAGATCCGGAacataaaaacagtcaaaatgaTCAGCAGAGTGAGACACAGCAACTGCACGAACCCAGCTTAGACAAGCCTGACAGTAAGGATTCATCCCAACCCACCCTGCATGACAGCGATGAGGAGGACGCTGAAAATGATGAAGGGCTGTCTTTTGATTTTGATGACATGGATATGGAGGCAGCTATCGCAGCAAGTCTCCCTGAAAATCCGAAACAGGAAGAAGTTGAGGAGGGAGTTGAAGTCATGTCAGTTGAAAGCAACGACAGTAGTTCAGGGCTGTGCCAAAGTAATACTGAGTCAAATGAAAATAGACAAGATGAGCCAGTTGAAAGTAATGATGAGAAATGTACAGTTGATGGGGGTTCCCAGGTAGATACACTAGTTACTATGCCTGGAGACAACCCAAACTCTTTGGCTCATGATGATGCCACGGTGGAACAtatggaaaatgtgtgtgaaaagcAGACAGATATGCCTGAGGCCGAAGTAGGTGTAGCAGAGGAACCTGGGCACATTATCGAGGAAGGAAAGGTTTTAAATGCTGAGGAGTTAGATGTTGTTGCAGAGGACAATAACCAAGCAATGTCTCTACCCATAGAGGAAGGATTGGATGCCATTAAGCATGAGTTGCAGGGTGAAAATTTGGATATGCCAAAAAGTGCGGAGGTCAGCAACAAAGAGCCACAGCAGACAGGGAGAGATGTGAAGAAGAACAGCAAGAAAGGCAAAGGCAAGGGCAAAGAAGAGTGTAAGATGTCTTAG